One segment of Marvinbryantia formatexigens DSM 14469 DNA contains the following:
- a CDS encoding DUF4179 domain-containing protein codes for MGRFDNMIHGLQEDMEVPEKVWEKYTYTLSQLPDKKGTSVRRRKKYVWVAAAAVLASGAVSVGAAAYIRWSQSLENELHITPEQREELVDNKMMTSYSGSGKSVTQGDVTVTLQDCVVGNYAAVISFKVEGYQPPEGMQPQFAYAHAEVDDGGDSMYGGSESYDFYDGLVSDGNGGTVHADGTPVEEGEQSSYVLEDGSMEYQIWLNRDKSDYYIGRPIHVELQDLGYYTGKVSDVEVEAEGTWSFDWTLPGKDMTETYTLDAELGESGAVVQQAELSPLSAVILYDFPKQEMTETGIGADGEETVHTTYVEPPIFAGVRMKDGTISLLYGGGSLGYTEENPDIFKYMTTFQQVIDVEQVADLLFWKSYSETDTVPAEEKFYIVPLG; via the coding sequence ATGGGCAGATTTGATAATATGATTCATGGATTGCAGGAGGATATGGAGGTTCCGGAGAAGGTCTGGGAAAAATATACCTATACGCTCTCACAGCTTCCGGATAAGAAGGGGACATCGGTGCGCAGAAGAAAGAAATATGTCTGGGTTGCTGCGGCTGCGGTGCTTGCAAGCGGAGCAGTCAGTGTCGGCGCCGCGGCATATATCAGGTGGAGCCAGTCGCTGGAGAATGAGCTGCACATAACGCCAGAGCAGCGGGAGGAGCTTGTGGATAATAAGATGATGACATCCTATTCCGGTTCTGGAAAGTCTGTCACGCAGGGAGATGTCACGGTGACACTGCAGGACTGCGTTGTCGGCAACTATGCCGCGGTCATTTCCTTTAAGGTGGAAGGCTATCAGCCGCCGGAGGGGATGCAGCCGCAATTTGCCTACGCCCATGCGGAGGTGGACGATGGCGGGGACAGCATGTATGGTGGCAGCGAATCTTACGACTTCTATGATGGTCTGGTTTCGGATGGAAACGGCGGGACGGTTCATGCGGACGGCACACCGGTGGAAGAGGGAGAGCAGAGCAGCTATGTGCTGGAGGACGGGAGCATGGAATACCAGATATGGCTGAACCGGGATAAAAGCGATTACTATATCGGAAGACCTATCCATGTGGAGCTGCAGGATCTTGGCTATTACACCGGAAAGGTAAGCGATGTGGAGGTCGAGGCAGAGGGAACCTGGAGCTTTGACTGGACGCTGCCGGGAAAGGATATGACAGAAACGTATACGCTGGATGCAGAACTGGGAGAGAGCGGCGCGGTAGTGCAGCAGGCGGAGCTTTCGCCGCTGTCCGCGGTAATTCTGTATGACTTCCCGAAACAGGAGATGACCGAGACTGGAATCGGCGCGGACGGAGAAGAGACCGTGCATACAACCTATGTGGAACCGCCCATCTTTGCCGGAGTGCGCATGAAGGACGGAACGATCTCGCTTCTCTATGGCGGAGGCAGTCTGGGATACACGGAGGAAAATCCCGATATCTTCAAATATATGACCACCTTCCAGCAGGTGATAGATGTGGAGCAGGTGGCGGACCTTTTGTTTTGGAAGTCCTATTCGGAAACGGACACGGTGCCAGCAGAAGAGAAATTCTATATTGTGCCGCTGGGGTAG